A window of Elgaria multicarinata webbii isolate HBS135686 ecotype San Diego chromosome 2, rElgMul1.1.pri, whole genome shotgun sequence contains these coding sequences:
- the OVCH2 gene encoding ovochymase-2 yields MPMAFGGLLLLMLGTTCLKEGSSTPIYLQQGSKCGQKVQDKNPWDSFQSVSRIVGGNQVQQGSHPWQVSLKRNNQHFCGGTLVSTQWVITAAHCTIGRILIRVLTVTAGEHDLKTKDEEEQSLRVKYIIRHPKFNTKMPMDYDIALLKMDGHFKYGSTVWPVCLPDPQEKFDPGYICITCGWGRLRENGVLPEVLHEVELPILEQTECSRVLSTLKKPVRGDTIMCAGFPDGGKDACQGDSGGSLVCNRERGSWTLIGVTSWGIGCARSWMHNLRKKYDRRGTPGVFTDLTKVLPWIQQHMDADVKMKSSTASCSIQDGKLPDNEGKLLFPEHPKRFYQDNQLCVWTVLVPERRHILLNFSRFDVEPDVFCDYDSLSVISTDGRLIGKFCGMDPPLPILVGSNSVRLKFVSDNKEHRTGFSIIYQAIEPATLLDSGCGSLAILFEEGSVQSMNYPEAYSNLADCQWIIHAPENYVVKLIYEHFELEENEECSYDSVTVYENVAKENEIARSCGFAVPAPVVSSSSTMLIWFHSDETETFGGFKARFVFIAVADLNISDSSSEVMLPEEISDTTNGTDIPDSTCGVASNQPRFLFSRIVGGEEAVPYSWPWQASLQILGENICGGTVITSTWLLTAAHCFKGREQHRDLWEVVVGTHDIEDQELNSQKRSVKWYMIHPDFNTVTMDSDIALVQLTESLEFNHYVRPVCLPEKDEKIEPSRLCVITGWGNQYEDGEISRKLHQLEVPILVTEECQKYYVDHPGGLNKRMFCAGFPVEGAKDGCTGDSGGPLVCPSEDSSYYTLNGIISWGFGCGRKGYPGVYTNVASFADWIGQHIYGNNSSNKV; encoded by the exons ATGCCAATGGCTTTCGGCGGTCTGCTTTTACTTATGCTCGGGACAACTTGCCTTAAAGAAGGGAGCTCTACACCAATTTATCTACAGCAAG GTTCTAAATGTGGGCAGAAAGTCCAGGATAAAAATCCATGGGATTCCTTTCAGTCTGTCTCTCGGATTGTTGGTGGGAACCAGGTGCAGCAAGGTTCACATCCATGGCAG GTCTCCTTGAAAAGAAATAACCAACATTTCTGTGGAGGAACCCTTGTTTCTACTCAGTGGGTAATCACGGCAGCTCACTGTACTATAGGCAG AATCCTGATACGTGTACTGACTGTcactgctggagaacatgatCTGAAGACGAAAGATGAGGAAGAGCAGAGCCTACGTGTAAAATACATAATCAGACACCCAAAATTTAATACGAAGATGCCAATGGATTATGACATTGCCCTTCTGAAAATGGATGGTCACTTTAAATATG GTTCAACGGTTTGGCCGGTATGTCTTCCTGATCCACAGGAAAAGTTTGATCCAGGATACATATGCATCACCTGTGGCTGGGGTCGTCTAAGAGAAA ATGGAGTCCTCCCTGAAGTCTTGCATGAAGTGGAGTTGCCCATCTTAGAACAGACTGAATGTTCTAGAGTGTTGTCAACTTTAAAGAAGCCTGTTCGAGGTGATACCATAATGTGTGCTGGGTTTCCGGATGGAGGAAAGGATGCTTGCCAG GGGGACTCTGGGGGATCTCTGGTGTGCAACCGTGAACGTGGTTCATGGACACTGATTGGGGTGACCTCATGGGGTATAGGATGTGCTCGCAGTTGGATGCATAACCTGAGGAAAAAGTATGATAGAAGAGGAACTCCGGGAGTTTTTACAGATCTTACTAAGGTGCTCCCTTGGATTCAACAACATATGGACGCCG ATGTCAAAATGAAAAGTTCTACAG CATCATGCAGCATTCAAGATGGTAAGCTTCCCGACAATGAAGGAAAACTGCTTTTCCCTGAACATCCAAAGCGTTTTTATCAGGACAACCA GCTGTGTGTTTGGACTGTGCTGGTCCCAGAAAGAAGGCATATACTGCTGAATTTTTCCCGCTTTGATGTCGAGCCAGATGTATTTTGTGACTATGATTCTTTGTCGGTGATTTCTACAGATGGTAGGCTCATAG GGAAATTCTGTGGAATGGACCCTCCATTACCCATTTTGGTTGGCTCCAATAGTGTAAGACTAAAATTTGTCTCTGATAACAAGGAACATAGAACAGGATTTTCCATCATATACCAGGCTATTGAGCCAGCTACTCTTCTAG ATTCTGGCTGTGGATCTTTAGCAATTCTCTTTGAAGAAGGATCAGTCCAAAGCATGAACTACCCTGAGGCATACAGTAACCTGGCAGATTGTCAATGGATTATTCATGCTCCAGAGAACTATGTGGTCAAG CTCATATATGAACACTTTGAATTGGAGGAAAATGAGGAGTGCAGTTATGACTCAGTGACAGTCTATGAAAATGTTGCAAAGGAGAATGAAATAG cacggTCATGTGGATTTGCTGTCCCAGCACCAGTTGTGAGTTCTTCTAGTACTATGTTGATTTGGTTTCATTCAGATGAAACAGAGACCTTTGGTggattcaaagccagatttgtgtTCATTGCCGTTGCAG aTTTAAACATATCAGATTCAAGCAGTGAAGTGATGCTTCCTGAAGAAATAAGTGACACTACAAATGGAACTGACATTCCTG ACAGCACTTGTGGAGTGGCATCAAATCAGCCCAGGTTCCTCTTCAGTCGGATAGTTGGAGGCGAGGAGGCTGTACCATATTCTTGGCCTTGGCAGGCCAGCTTACAAATTTTGGGTGAAAACATCTGTGGGGGAACAGTTATTACAAGCACATGGCTGCTCACTGCTGCTCATTGTTTTAAAGGAAG GGAGCAACACAGAGATCTTTGGGAAGTGGTGGTTGGAACCCATGACATAGAAGACCAAGAACTGAACAGCCAG AAAAGATCAGTGAAATGGTACATGATACACCCAGATTTCAACACCGTTACTATGGATTCAGACATTGCACTGGTGCAACTGACTGAGTCTTTAGAATTCAACCATTATGTTCGACCCGTGTGCCTGCCTGAGAAAGATGAAAAGATTGAGCCATCCAGGCTGTGTGTTATTACAGGATGGGGTAATCAGTATGAAG ATGGAGAAATATCAAGAAAACTCCATCAACTTGAAGTTCCCATTTTGGTTACTGAAGAATGTCAGAAATACTATGTGGATCATCCTGGTGGTCTGAATAAGCGGATGTTCTGTGCCGGATTCCCTGTTGAAGGGGCCAAGGATGGATGCACA